CTACCCGCAACGGATGCATCCGGCGATCTTCGGCGCCTTCGCCGGGGCCTGGGTGATTCCTTCGCTGATCGGCCCGTTCATTGCCGGGGTTGTGGTCGAGCTCACGAGTTGGCGCTGGGTGTTCCTGGGCGTGGTGGTGCTCGTGCTGGCCGCCCTGGTGATGCTGCGACCCGGGCTGGTCTCCGTCGCGGCGGCCGAACGGGAACGGCCGGCCACGGTGCGGACCCCCTGGCGCCTGTCGCGCATGCTGTGGTCGCTCGGCGCCGCGGCGGCGGTGCTCTGCGCGTCCCTGGCGGCTCAGCTGCCCGGCGCCCTGCTCTGGGTGGGTACCGGGCTGGCGTTCGTGCTCGCGGGGGTGGCGCTTCGGCCCCTGCTGCCCGTCGGGACTCTGAGCGGCCGGCGCGGGCTGCCCGTGGTCATGAGCATCCGGGGGCTGGTGTCGGGGGCGTTCCTCTCCACCGAGGTCTACCTGCCGGCGCTGCTGACCGGGGAGTATCGGCTCTCCCCCGTGCTGGCCGGACTCGCGCTGAGCTGCGCGGGTGTCACCTGGGCCACCGCGTCGTGGCTGCAGGGCCGCTACGCCAGCGTGCTGAGCGACCGGAGCAGCATGCGGCTGGGCAGTGCGCTGTTGCTGGTGGCGATCGCGGCATCCGCGCTGACCGCGGCGTTCGGCCTGCCGCCGGCGCTGGCCATCGGCGGCTGGGCCGTCGCCGGAGCGGGCATGGGCACGCTCGTGCCCCGGCAGAGCGGGCGGGTGTTGCGGCTCTCGGCGCCCGACCAGCAGGGTTTCAACTCCTCGGCGCTGCTCATCGCGGACTCGATCGGTGCCGCGCTGGCGCTCGCGGCCACCGCGGTGGTGTTCGTGGCGGTCACCCCGCTGGGCGGCACGGCCACCTACACGGCCTCGTTCACCCTCTCCGCCCTGCTGGCGATCGGCGGACTGCTCCTGGCCGGCCGGGTCGGCCGCGACACCACCGCCCTCGACGCTCCCGCCACCGAGGCCACGGCCGCCTGACCCACGTCCAACATGTCCGCGTGGGCTGCAGTTGCGGCGCGGATGTCGATCGGGGGCTGGCTCAGTCGTCACAGGGGTGTCAGTATCAATCACGCTTGGAAGGGACATCTCATGCAGTATTCACTCCTCGTCATCAGCCAGGAATCCGGCGACGCCGGCGTCACCGAAGAAGACATGGAATGGGGTCGGGCCGCGTTCGACGCCTACGCCAAGGCCCTCGACGCCGCCGGGGTGCTCGTCTCGGCCGATATCCTGCAGCCCGTCGCCTCGTCGACGACGGTGTCGCTGAGGGACGGTGCGTTGCAGATCCAGGATGGGCCGTTCGCCGACACCAAGGAGCGCCTGAACGGCACCTTCGTCATCGACGTGCCCAACCTGGACGCCGCCCTCGACTGGGCCGGCAAATGCCCGGCCGCGCAGTACGGTGCCGTCGAGGTGCGCCCCTCGGCGATCATCTTCACCGCAGGCGAATGGCACCAGGTCGCCTGACCGCCCGGGCGCGGGCGGAGCTCGCCGCCCGCGCCTCCTACGGCCGTCTGGTCGCCGTGCTCGCCGCGCCCACCGGCGACCTCGCCGCGGCCGAAGACGCGCTCGCCGACGCGTTCGAACGCGCCCTCACCACCTGGCCGCGCAACGGCGTGCCCGACAACCCGGAGGGATGGTTGCTCACCGTGGCCCGCAACCGGCTCAAGGACCTCTGGAAATCGGCCGCGGTGCGACTACGGGCACCACTGGACGACAGCGCGCCGGAGCGCCCCGCGGCGACCGGGAACGGTCCGCTCTCCCCGGCCGACCACCTGAGCCCGGGCTCCCCGTCCCTCGCTGCCCTCGAGGCGCTGGACGTCGAGGCGATCCCCGACAAGCGCATCGAGCTGCTCTGCGTGTGCGCCCACCCGGCCATCGACCCCGGCATTCGCACGCCCCTGATGCTGAACACCGTGCTCGGGCTCACCGCGGCGGACATCGCCGCCGCGTACGCCCTGCCGGAGCAGACCATGGCGCAGCGGCTGGTGCGGGCCAAACGCCGCATCCGCAACACCCGTATCCCGTTCGTGCTGCCGTCGATGACCGACCTGCCCAAGCGCCTGCCCGCGGTGCTCGAGGCCGTGTACGGTGCGTATGCGATCGACTGGCCCACGGCCGGGGCGGATGCCCGCCGCACGCCCGATTCGCTGGCCGGCGAGGCACTGTACCTGGCCGAGACCCTCGCCGCACTCCTCCCCGACGAGCCGGAGGTGCTCGGGCTGGCCGCCCTGCTGGCCCTCTCGCTCGCCCGGGCGCCGGCCCGCACCGGGATCGCGGGTGAGGTCGTCGCCCTCGACGACCAGGATCCGGCCCGCTGGGATGCCGCCCTCATCGCACACGGCGAGCGCTACCTCCGGCGCGCACAGGCCCTGCACCGGATCGGCCGGTTCCAACTCGAGGCGGCCATCCAGTCGGCGCACTGCGACCGGGCCCGCTCCGGGGTGACCGACTGGGCGGCGCTGAAGATCCTGCACGCGGCGCTCGTGCGCCTCTCCCCCACCGTGGGCGCCCGGGTGGCGCTGGCCGCGGTGCTCGGCGAGGCCGACGGTGCGGCCACGGGCCTCGACGCGCTCGACGCGCTGGCCCTGGACCGCCCGGACGCGGGGACGTTCCAGCCGTTCTGGGCCACCCGCGCGCACCTCCTGGCCGTGGCAGGCCGGGTGCCGGATGCACGGGCCGCCTACGACCGCGCGCTGGAGCTGACCGGCGACGAACGGCTGGGCGCGGCCTTGCGGCACCGGGCCGGGGCCCTGCCGCCCGTCTGAGCTGCGGTCAGCCTGCGGTGCGCGACCGTGCGCTGGTCGCAACCCTTTCCCTTGGTCGAGCTTGTCGACGCCGTGCTGAGCCCGGCGAAGTAGACCCCGCGAGACGAACTCGGGAACGCGGCTGACTCTCGCAGGCACGTCACCGGGTTTCGACACGCTCAATCAACGTCGACACGCTCAACCAACGAGGGGGACGCGAACCAGAGCGGCGCTACTCGCCGACGTGGCGGCGCGGGCGCGGCGGGGGCGGCGGCGGAACCTCTTTGGCCGCGACGACCTCGGCGAGCGCGAGCGACACAGTGCCCCGCTTGGTCTCCACGGTGCAGTGCGTGAGGTCGCAGGAGCGCAGGTAGCCGAGCGCATCCGTGTACCCGCCCTCGATGCGTGTGCGCACGACGACGCGGATGCCGACCTCGGCGCCGGCCAGGAAGTCGCGGGCCGGGTTCGTCATCGCAACCGGCTGAACGACTCGACGCGCTCGGTGGACCCGGCGACGAGGATGATGTCGCCCTCCTCGATCACGGTCTCCATGGTGGTGTAGCTCCAGCCCTGGCCCTGGCGGTGATAGGCGGTGACGGTGACCCCGTGCACCGTGCGCACCTTCGTCTGGCTCAGCGGCAGTCCGAGGATCTCCCGCGGCGGAGCCGTTTTCACCAGGGCGAAATCCTCACCGATGTCGATGTAGTCCTGCATCACCCCGCGCACCAGGTGCGCGACGCGCTTGCCCATGTCTTTCTCCGGGTAGATCACGTGGTTCACCCCCAGCTGGCGCAGGATCTCGCCGTGCGGCTCGCTCACCGCCTTGGCCCAGATGTTGGGGATGCCGAGCTTGAGCAGAAGCGACGCGGTGAGGATGTTCGCCTGAATATCACCACCGATGGCGACCACGACACTGCTGAATTCCGGCACGGAGAGCTGCCGCAGCGTCTCCTCCTTGGTGGAGTCGGCACGCACCACGTGGGTGAGGAGGCGGTTGTGCGCCTGCACGATCTCCTCGTCGCCGTCGATGCCGAGCACCTCGGTACCGCTCTCCATCAGCTCGAGGGCGAGGGCGCTGCCGAACCGGCCCAGGCCGATCACCACAACGGAGTCTTCCTCGGCCATCCGCGACGGTTCGCGCTGGTTGAACAATGAGAACGCTGACGACCTGAATCTAGCCAATGATCGGCCTCTCCTTGGGGAATTCGTACGCGGGAGGGCGCTCACGCAGAGCGAGCGCCGAGGCGAAGGTGATGGGGCCGAGCCGGCCGATGAACATCAGCAGGATCAGGATCGCCTGACCGGCCGGCGGCAATCCCGCTGTGATCCCCGTGGACATGCCGACGGTGCCGAAGGCCGAGATGGTCTCGAACAGCAATGCGTCCAGGCCGATGTCGGTGATCAGCATCAGGGCCGCGGTCGAGGCCGTGACCACAAAAACGGCCAGGAGCACCAGGGTGATGGCCTGCCGGTGCACGGCCCGGGAGAGCCGCTTGCCGAACACGTTCACGACCCCGTCGCCGCGGATCTCGGCCACCAGGATGAAGTACAGAACGGCGAACGTGGTCACCTTGATACCGCCCGCGGTGCCGGCGGGGCCGCCACCGATGAACATGAGCACGTCCATGCCGAGCAGGCTGGCCGAGTCCATGGCACCGACGTCGATGCTGTTGAATCCGGCCGTGCGGGTCTGCACCGACTGGAAGAAGCCGACCAACACCTTCGCCGGCCAGTCCAGCGGACCGAGCGTGGCGGGGTTCGACCACTCAACGGCCGTGATGTACACGGTGCCGGCGACCAGCAGGGTCACCGTGCCGGCCAGCACGATGCGGGTGTTCATGGTCCACTGCCGCGGAGACCGGAAGTGCTTGCGCAGCTGCACGATGACGGGGAAACCCAGCCCGCCCAGGATCACGGCGGCAGCGATCGGCAGGCAGATGAACGGGTCGACGGCGTAGCCCATCAGATTGTCGGTGAACAGCGCGAACCCGGCGTTGTTGAACGACGACACCGCGTGGAAGACGCCCAGCCAGACCGACCGGCCCACCGTCTCGCCGTACCCGATGAGGAAGCGCAGGCTGAGCAGGATCGCCACAATGGTCTCGATCACCAAGGAAATGGTGACGACGCCGAGCACCAGGCCTTTCACGTCCTCCAGGCCCACACTGCGCACCTCGGAAGCCGCGGTCACGCGGGAGCGCAGGGACAGGCGGCGCACCACGGCCAGCCCGATCACCGACGCGAACGTCATCACTCCGAACCCGCCCACCTGGATGAGCAGCAGGATCACCACCTGGCCGAACGGCGTCCAGTAGGTCGCGGTGTCCACGACGGTGAGGCCCGTCACGCACACAGCAGAGGTGGCCGTGAAGATCGCTTCGGCGAAGGATGCACCACCTGGGCCGGCTTTGGCGACGGGCAAGGACAACAGCCCGGCCCCGATGAGCACGGTCAGCGCGAAGCCCGTTGCCACGGCTTGGGCGGGATGCAACCGAAATCTGGGCCCGGCTGGGCGCCGGCCATTCGTCGTCCGCGGGTTCACCCTGACACTCTACGGGCCGCGCGGTGCGGCCGGGAGCCCGGCCGTTCGCGGCCTGTCGCGCCGCCGGATGACCCCCGAACGGTGTCTACTGAGGGGCCGGGTCATGGGGCATACTCAACAAGACACCGGCGAGGGGGAACAAGGGTGGGGAAAATCACGGGTCGGCCTGTGCGCGCGCAGGTGCTGCGACCGCACGGCCATCTGCTGCGCCAGACAACCCTCTCGATCATCGCCTTCTTCGCGCCCGTTTTCGCCGTGCTGTACTGGCTGACGATCCCCGTGGGGGATTGGCCGGCGGTGGCCGCCGCCCAGCTGGCGGTCATGGTCGTGGCCGCCGTCGGCATCGTCGGTTTCCTCCGCACCTGCATCTGGGTGGACGACACCGGCGTATCCGAACGCGGGTTCTTCGGCCGGCACACCAGCTTCCCGGCCGAACAGATCTCCAGCGTCGTGCTGCTCGAGCTGTACCAGAGCGGCACGGTCGACAGCCAACCGCAGCTCTTCGTCACCGGACAGGACGGTGAGCTGCTGGTGCGGATGCGTGGCCAGTTCTACTCCCGCGGCGCCATGGACACCGTCGCCGACGAGCTGGGCGTGCCGGTGGTGCATGTGCCGGACCCGATGACGCTGTCCGAGCTCAACCGGCTGCGCCCCGAGCTGCTCTACTGGTTCGAACGCCGCCTCACCGGGCGCACCCGGCCGACCGTGACGGACTCAGATTTGGGCGCTGACCTCGGCGGTTAGTCACCCGGGTCAGGCTGATGCGGCGCCGTCGCCGTGCCCGGCGCCCGCGTCGGCCGGTTCCCGGTCGCCCGGATCCGCCGTGAACACGTAGTCGTTGAGGCCGGTCACCTCCGGCCGCAAGCCCCGCCGGAACGCGTCGGCGAACACGGCTCTGGACTCCTCTCGGCGCCGGGCGGCCGCGGCCGGATCATCCGCTCGCAGCCGTTCGAAGTCTGCGTCGAGGGCCCAGGTGCCCTCGGCCCGCCAGAGTGGCGCCGGGCGACCGTCGAGCGCGCGCCGCACCCGATCGGAGCCCAACACCCACCGCGCCTCGAACCTGTCGCTGTGGTCGGCGCCCGAGATCACGTCGTCGAGCCGGCCGTAGAAGTCCGGCAGGAACCCGGTCACCTCGGCGCCGAGCTTGACCAGGTTGAAGTGCGCGTTGCGGCGAATCAGCGGGTCGAAGGTCCAGCGCATCTCGGTGACGCCCTGCTCCAGGCAGACGGCGCGCTGGAAGAGCTTGAGCGCGAAGCCCACA
This is a stretch of genomic DNA from Cryobacterium soli. It encodes these proteins:
- a CDS encoding ferrous iron transport protein A, giving the protein MTNPARDFLAGAEVGIRVVVRTRIEGGYTDALGYLRSCDLTHCTVETKRGTVSLALAEVVAAKEVPPPPPPRPRRHVGE
- a CDS encoding TrkH family potassium uptake protein; translation: MATGFALTVLIGAGLLSLPVAKAGPGGASFAEAIFTATSAVCVTGLTVVDTATYWTPFGQVVILLLIQVGGFGVMTFASVIGLAVVRRLSLRSRVTAASEVRSVGLEDVKGLVLGVVTISLVIETIVAILLSLRFLIGYGETVGRSVWLGVFHAVSSFNNAGFALFTDNLMGYAVDPFICLPIAAAVILGGLGFPVIVQLRKHFRSPRQWTMNTRIVLAGTVTLLVAGTVYITAVEWSNPATLGPLDWPAKVLVGFFQSVQTRTAGFNSIDVGAMDSASLLGMDVLMFIGGGPAGTAGGIKVTTFAVLYFILVAEIRGDGVVNVFGKRLSRAVHRQAITLVLLAVFVVTASTAALMLITDIGLDALLFETISAFGTVGMSTGITAGLPPAGQAILILLMFIGRLGPITFASALALRERPPAYEFPKERPIIG
- a CDS encoding GNAT family N-acetyltransferase; amino-acid sequence: MSVDPAAVAEAYRRYDEAALAAGVSVRMAEPRDLASIIGLFERTWGVGRSPDRAMLLALDYAGNTVLLATQNGKPVGATLGFLGWTNGVHLHSHMAAVVPWHRGGGVGFALKLFQRAVCLEQGVTEMRWTFDPLIRRNAHFNLVKLGAEVTGFLPDFYGRLDDVISGADHSDRFEARWVLGSDRVRRALDGRPAPLWRAEGTWALDADFERLRADDPAAAARRREESRAVFADAFRRGLRPEVTGLNDYVFTADPGDREPADAGAGHGDGAASA
- a CDS encoding MFS transporter, which produces MPLPRPTPSALPRTPSIFAKEYVWVTVGILALIFLAAFEALAVTTVMPTISAALNGGSLYALAFSGPLAVGVVGMVAAGNWADRSGPVPVVITAVALFAVGLVIAGTAASMPALIVGRLVHGLGGGALSVSLYVVVARVYPQRMHPAIFGAFAGAWVIPSLIGPFIAGVVVELTSWRWVFLGVVVLVLAALVMLRPGLVSVAAAERERPATVRTPWRLSRMLWSLGAAAAVLCASLAAQLPGALLWVGTGLAFVLAGVALRPLLPVGTLSGRRGLPVVMSIRGLVSGAFLSTEVYLPALLTGEYRLSPVLAGLALSCAGVTWATASWLQGRYASVLSDRSSMRLGSALLLVAIAASALTAAFGLPPALAIGGWAVAGAGMGTLVPRQSGRVLRLSAPDQQGFNSSALLIADSIGAALALAATAVVFVAVTPLGGTATYTASFTLSALLAIGGLLLAGRVGRDTTALDAPATEATAA
- a CDS encoding RNA polymerase sigma factor; translated protein: MAPGRLTARARAELAARASYGRLVAVLAAPTGDLAAAEDALADAFERALTTWPRNGVPDNPEGWLLTVARNRLKDLWKSAAVRLRAPLDDSAPERPAATGNGPLSPADHLSPGSPSLAALEALDVEAIPDKRIELLCVCAHPAIDPGIRTPLMLNTVLGLTAADIAAAYALPEQTMAQRLVRAKRRIRNTRIPFVLPSMTDLPKRLPAVLEAVYGAYAIDWPTAGADARRTPDSLAGEALYLAETLAALLPDEPEVLGLAALLALSLARAPARTGIAGEVVALDDQDPARWDAALIAHGERYLRRAQALHRIGRFQLEAAIQSAHCDRARSGVTDWAALKILHAALVRLSPTVGARVALAAVLGEADGAATGLDALDALALDRPDAGTFQPFWATRAHLLAVAGRVPDARAAYDRALELTGDERLGAALRHRAGALPPV
- a CDS encoding potassium channel family protein — its product is MAEEDSVVVIGLGRFGSALALELMESGTEVLGIDGDEEIVQAHNRLLTHVVRADSTKEETLRQLSVPEFSSVVVAIGGDIQANILTASLLLKLGIPNIWAKAVSEPHGEILRQLGVNHVIYPEKDMGKRVAHLVRGVMQDYIDIGEDFALVKTAPPREILGLPLSQTKVRTVHGVTVTAYHRQGQGWSYTTMETVIEEGDIILVAGSTERVESFSRLR
- a CDS encoding YciI family protein — its product is MQYSLLVISQESGDAGVTEEDMEWGRAAFDAYAKALDAAGVLVSADILQPVASSTTVSLRDGALQIQDGPFADTKERLNGTFVIDVPNLDAALDWAGKCPAAQYGAVEVRPSAIIFTAGEWHQVA